Below is a window of Candidatus Viadribacter manganicus DNA.
CTGTTCACGCCATTCACGCTGCGCGACGCCATCGACGACGGCATGTACGATTACGTTGCCGTTATGGGCAGCTTTGCGGCGATGGGGCTTTTTGCCTTCCTTTACGGGCGGCACCTGCGCAAAGAGGCGACGCATTGGGAATTCGACTAGTCCCGCGCTTGACCTGAGCCGCGCGCGGCGCGAATTTCCGCCTCCAGAACGGAGTTTCCCTTGAACGCTGCCGAATGCACGCGCCTCGGCGCTTATCTTTCTAAATTGCTTGGCTCACCCACGGTGTCCGTGGTGTCGAAGTCGGCTGATGAGGCGAACGTACTTGTCGATGGCAAGCGTGTCGCGGAACTGCTGCGCGACGAGGACGAGGGCGAACTCTCGTATTCGATCAGTCTCGCCATACCCTCGGCGCCAGGCGCGAAGAAGAATGCGCCAGTTGATGGTCCCGAGCGCGCGCGGTTGCAGGCAGCGCTGCGAACGACGCTGCACGCCGCCGATCTCGATGTACGTGAGCGCCCGCGCAAGACGGATTCTGCGGAGGTTTATGTGCATGGCGAGTTCGTCGGCACGGTTTCAGCTGACGAAGACGAGGGCGCGGTGCTCACAATGAGCATCTTGGACATCGATCTTGAAGGCGAAGAATAATCAGCGCTTGAGATGATGGTCGATGCGAAGAAAAAAGCCCCGGCACTGCTGGGGCTTTAAGTTTTCATTGATCCAACAGACAGTCCAAACTGGAAAAGGCGGCGCGCCTAGAGAACGCCTAGCATCGAGGCCACGAGCGGGTGACGCACGATGTCGACTTCGCCCAAGCGGCAGACGGCGATGTTCGGGACGCCTTCGAGCTTGTCAGCGACAGTGTGGAGGCCAGAGAGATCCGGCAGCAAATCCGTTTGAGCCGGGTCTCCGGTGACAACCATGGTTGAATTCCAGCCGAGGCGCGTCAGCAACATCTTGATCTGGCCGTAGGTGCAGTTTTGCGCTTCGTCGATCACAACGAAGGCGTTGTTGAGCGTGCGCCCGCGCATGAAGCCGACGGGTGCAATCTCGATGAGGCCTTCAGCCATCAATGCTTTGAGGCGCTTGGGCGAGAGGCGATCTTGAAGCGCGTCGTAAAGTGGGCGCAGGTAGGGCGCGAGCTTGTCTTCCATGGCGCCGGGCAGGAACCCAAGCGATTCGCCGGCTTCGACCGCGGGGCGTGAGAGCACGATGCGGCCCACTTTGCCCGCTTCGAGCGCTTCAACCGCTTTGGTGATGGCGAGGTAGGTTTTTCCGGTGCCGGCCGGGCCGAGCGCCAACACCATTGCGTGGGTGTCGATCGCTTCCATCAGCGCGCTTTGGCCTTTGGATTTCGGGCGGACGTTTTTGACGAAGCTATGATCGCGGTTTGCGTCATTGGCGGGCTGATAGCCGCCTTCGAGCACCTGCAGATTACGCTGACGACGATCGTCGCGCTGGAATTCTTGAACGTTGAGCACGCCTTGGGCTTGCCGACGCTTGGTAGTGCGCTTCGCCATAGAACGCTCCTTTCGGGAGTGCAAAGAGCCCGCGCGGCTTCTGCCGGCGGGCGGTGGGGAGTCGAAGAAGTTTGAGGAGTCGAAGGAGTCGTCGGCGCTAGCGCCGTTGGGCGGGATGTGTAGTGCGCTGATCTTGCGCCGTGTGCCCACGTACTCCCCCACAAACGAGCCGAAGCCCTGGAGACGGGTGGACCGGAACATTCCGATCCGATGGTTACAGGAAGCGCTGAACCGGTTAACGACGCATTGAAGACCCGGAACGTCTCAAAAAATTCGCACAACAGCCGGAGCCGTAACGATGCCGATCTTTTCTCTGGCGGACGCCGATCTCGAGGTCGAGGACCCGGACGCGTACTGGGTGGCGCCGGGCGCTGTGCTGATCGGGCGGATCGTGCTGAAGCGGAATGCGAGCGTGTGGTTCGGCGCGGTGCTGCGGGGCGACAACGAGCCCATCATAGTCGGTGAAAACTCAAACGTTCAGGACGGCAGCGTTCTGCACACTGACATGGGCGCGCCACTGACCATCGGCAAAGACGTGACCATCGGCCATCAGGTCATGCTGCATGGCTGCACGATCGCCGACACCTCGCTCATTGGCATCAAGGCGACCGTCCTCAATCATGCGGTCATTCCGAGCTTCTGTTTGGTTGGCGCGCATTCGCTGGTGACGGAGCGCAAGACGTTCGAAGAAGGCTCACTCGTTACGGGCGCGCCGGCGCGCTTTGCCCGCAAGATGGAAGAGCAACAGCGCCAAGTGATCCAGTTCTCCGCGCATCACTACGTCGAAAATTGGAAACGTTATAAGCGCGACATGAAGCCAAGCCGCTTCGAGTAACATTCTACCGCGCACGGGAACGAAGCGCGGGTTCGTAGATTGAGCAACCGAGGGATCACCTAGGGTTTGCTTCCATGAGATTAATATTGATGGCCGCAGCGTCGGCCTTGTTGGTTGCAGCGTGTTCGCCGGCGGCGGAGGCGCCGAGTTCCCCGCCAGCGATTGAGATGAGCGAAACTGCGCGCGCGCAGATGGGCGAGATCAATTCCGCCCGTTTCACCATGCAGATGCCCGCAAGCCTTGCTGATGTGCCTGCGGTTCCGCCGAGCGCGGTTCCAGCTGGCGCTACGCCGGCGCCGAGCAATCTGGATCCTGGTTTCAATCCTGAACCGCCACCTGCGGGCCAGACGCCAACGGAGGCGACAGCGCCCCAGAGCGCACGCTTCGACGCAGGCATGGTGCGCATTCAGGTGCTGCTCGATCGCGCGCACTTTTCGCCGGGCGTCATCGACGGATACGATGGCGGCAACGTGCGGAAGGCAGTTTCAGCATATCAAGAAGCGAACAGCCTTCCGGTGAACGGTGTCGCAGGCGATGCGTTACTGACGCGCCTTGAGCAGTCCGACGCGTCTCCTGCTCTGGTTGCTTACGTCTTGACGGCGGAGGATGTCGCCGGACCTTTCGTTGATGTACCGCGTGATCTTGAGGCGATGTCGCGGCTTCAACGCGTGGGCTACGAAGCCGCGGAAGAAGCGGTCGCCGAGAAATTCCACATGGACGAGCATTTGTTGCGTACGCTGAACCCCGGCGCTGATTTTAGCCGTGCGGGCACGGAGATCGTGGTCGCCAATGGTGGTGGCGAGCTCACCGCTCAGGTTGCTTCGATTGAAGTTGATGTCGCAGAGGGCATCGTTCGCGCGTTCGATGCGTCCAACCAGCTTGTCGCGTTCTATCCGGCGACGATTGGCAGTGGCGATGCGCCCGCGCCTTTAGGCGAGCACACGGTTCGCGGCGTCGCATTCGATCCGACCTATCGGTACGATCCTGCGCGGTTGCCGAGCTTCGGCCAGCGCAATCACGGGGCGCTGGATATCGCCGCGGGCCCGAACAATCCTGTCGGTGCGGTTTGGATCGCACTCAGCGCTGATACGTACGGCATTCACGGCGCGCCGAACCCCTCGCAAGTCAGCAAGACGCAGTCGCACGGCTGCATTCGACTGACGAATTGGGATGCAGTGGAGCTTGGCCGCGCTGTGCGGCCGGGCGTTCCCGTCGCGATCCGTGAGAGCAGCGTGGCGCAGCGCGCGACCGGACGTGGCTAGCTACCAGCGCCGAACGCGGCCGGTGTCGACGTGAATGAAATCTGAAGCTTCATAATAGCCGACGCCGCCCGCGCTCATGCCGAGAGCGGCGTCGCGTAGACGCGGCAGCTCAACGCCGCGGACACGAATGTCGATGGCGCGGCCTTCCATGTGGAGGCTGCGTGTCGCGACGCCGCTGGACTGTTCGTGCAGCGCAGCGTTGGTTACCGGCGAACGGTAGCCAGAGATGATTTGGAACGGTGATGACGCGCCGACGAGGCCTTTCAGCGTATGTAGCTGATCGAGCAAGCGTGGATCGATGGCGTGCACTTCGCCGGAGCGATGGTCACGCATGACCTGATTTATGGCGCTCATGGCGTCGGTAACGTAATCGCCGCGTTCCCAATAGGCGCCGACGAACGTGTCGCCTGTGTGAGTGTTCAGGAACGAAAGCTGACGCGCCTGCGTTGGCGCTGGAGATGGCTGCGTGGCGTAAGCTGGCGGGATCATGTTGGCGCCGATTGCGCCAACAAGCGCTGCATTAAAAACCGCCCCGCCAGCGGCTTGCAGAAATGTGCGTCGATTCATGCCCTGTTGCTCCACGTCGCGTGGCTAACGTGACGGCGCGGCCAATATGAGGCGCCGCGATGGCGATGAAACTTGGGAACTTCAGTCGCGACAGGCGCATTTGCGGTAATGAAATTGTGGCAGGCGACATCATTGGCTGTGCTCGTCGCGGCGATACTGATGCTGAACACTATGCTGTCGCCGGCGCCAGCGACACCGCCGCAGGTCGAGCCGCAGCAGGAAGACCAAAAAATTCGCCGTCGCGCTGCCGTGATTACGGAGTCCGGTCTCATTGTTCCCGTCGCTGGTGTGCAAGCAAGCGCACTCACAGACACGTGGGGCGCGACGCGCTCACAAGGGCGCACGCATGAAGGCATAGACATCCTGGCGCCGATGGGCACGCCGGTGCGCGCGGCGGCTGACGGGCATATCGAGAAGTTCTTCGATAGCGAGCGCGGCGGCATCACGATCTACCAGTTCGATACCAGCGAGCGCTTCGTCTACCATTACGCGCACCTAAGCAGTCGCGCGCCGGGCTTGGTTGAGGGCGACGTCGTCGAGCAGGGTGATGTCATTGGATACGTGGGGATGAGCGGAAATGCGCCGATCCCGCATCTACATTTCGAAATTCAGCGTCTCACGCCGGATCGGCGCTGGTGGGAGGCGGAGTCGATGAACCCGTATCCGCTTTTGGTTGCGGGGCGTGCGCCTGACTAGAGGCGCCAGTGATTGAGGCCTTCAGCGTCGGTCGTGATTTGGCCGGAGACGCCAACAGGTTCGCGCGCGCCGTCGGTGAGGAAGGTGATGAGTTGGGTATCGTCGCGGCCGGCAAAGGTCAACGTGCGCTCATCGTTGGCCGTCCTTGCGACGATGACGCCGCTCTTTGGTGCGCCTTCGCGATCGTAGAAGATTGTGTAGGTCTCGAGCGTGGCTTCGCCGGAATAGGTTTCGATGAGGGTGGGCGCCGCCTCGCGCCAGGAATCTGCGTCGTCCTGAACGCTGGGATCGTGCACGCCTTGAGTAGCGATCTGCGGATCACGCGAGATGATGATGCTGTGGCTTGTTGTTGCGAAGCCGCCATTGCCGAAGAGCAAGCCGTGCGTGCCGCTGAGGCGCAGTGCTTCCGTCATCGAAGCAATAGCGTGGCTCATGTAATTGCCGACCGGCCCGCCGCCGAATGTCAGACCGCCGAAGACGGTCATTGGGCTGTCGAGCGGCCAGTCGATGGCGCGCCGCGCGAGTTTTGGCATCACGGGAAAGCACGAGTAGAGTTCAACGCAATCGAGATCGCTGCTGGTGAGGCCGTTGAAGCGAAGCGCGCCGCTCAGTGACGCCTCCAAACTGGGTGAGCGGTTGACGTGATCTCGCGCCAGCACATCGCCCGGCTCACGCGCTGCTGCGCCGCGGCCGACATATACGAGGTTCGCTTCGGCCACGCCCCCTGCCTTTGCGCGGGCGAGGCTGGTGACGATGAACGCAGCGCCTTGGTTCACGGAGGCGTTCGCCACCATGAGCTTGGTGTATGGAAAGGCGATGGGCCTATTGCTGGGCGAGACCTCTAGAATTTGCTCCGACGTGTAAGGCGTGCGCAGCCAGGCGTTGGGGTTTGCGGTCGCGACGCGAGAGAAGCCCGACCAAATATCCGCGCTTTCACGCTGGGCTTGCGACAGCGTTTGACCCCACGCTGCGCGGCAGGCGTTTTCGTAGAATGGATAGACATCCGTCGGGGCGACGATGCCGTAGCGGGCGCGGCCTTCCCGTGTTGCTCGTGCCGCAGATTCCCGCACAGCGTCGCGTGCGCCGCCTGCTGCGCGTTTGGCGGCTGTACGCAATGCTTCGCCGCCGGCGACGAGACAAATGTCTGCTTCGCCCGCGGCGATGCGGTTCGCGGCGGTGTTCAGGAGCGCTACTGGGCTGTCGCCCATTGGGTAGCGGGTTTGCGCGCAATGACGTGGCGTGATCCCAAGTATTTGCGCCAGCGGCGCCGAGGCGTCGGCGAATTCCGGAAACGAAAGTTGCGCAACGACATCCAGCGTGTTGGCGCGCCCGAGCCATCCCCCGCCGCCATCGGCGTCTGCGTTTCGCAGTGCAGCAGCCATCAACTCTATCGCGTTTAGCCGCTCGTCGCGATCATTGGTCTGGCCGACGCCGACGATGACTGGGATTTTGCTCTCGTCCATTGGCTCCGCCGCGCTATGCTCGCCTAATGATGCATACGCCAATCTGCCAACGTCTAGGCATAGAGTTTCCGTTGTTTGCGTTTTCGCATTGTCGCGATGTCGTAGCGGCAGTGTCGAAGGCCGGTGGCATGGGCGTGCTCGGCGTCGCCGCGTATTCGACGGAGCGTCTAAAGCAGGAACTCGATTGGATCGAGGCCCACGTGGGCGGTAAGCCGTATGGCGTCGATCTCATCGTGCCCAACGCATACGAAGGCAAAGGCGGGGCGTCTGCCAGCGTTGATGCGCTGGTGGATGGGCTGCCCGCAAAGCACAAAGACTTCGCGACGAGCATTCTTGAGAAGCACGGGATCAAGAGCGGCGAGCTTGATGAAGCGCGCAAGAATGCTGGTGGCTTTGCGCGCAACCTGGCCGATGGCGGGGCGTCGTCGCTTGAGGTGGCGTTTCAGTATCCGATCAAGTTGATCGCCAATGCGCTCGGCACGCCGCCGCCGTTGATGATTGAGATGGGCAAGCAGCATGGCGTTGCGGTAGCCGCGCTCGTCGGCGCCAAGGAGCATGCGTTGGCGCAAGCTGCGGCGGGTGTCGACATCATCATTGCGGCGGGCACCGAGGCGGGCGGCCATTGCGGCGATGTGACAACAATGGTGTTGGTGCCGGAAGTGGTTGAGGCGCTCAGCGCTGCAAACATCGACGTGCCGGTGCTCGCGGCGGGCGGCATCGTTACGGGTGCTCAAATGGCGGCGGCAATGGCGATGGGTGCGGCCGGCGCATGGTGCGGTTCGGTGTGGCTGACGACGCCAGAGGCTGAGACGAGCGAGGTCATCAAGAAAAAGCTCCTTGCCGCCAGTTCACGTGACACGGTGCGGTCTAAGTCGCGCACCGGAAAGTATTCGCGCCAGCTTCGCTCGCCGTGGACGGATGCATGGGAAGCGGAGGCGGCGCCGAAGCCGCTGGCGATGCCATTGCAGACCTTCATTTCCGAGCCGCCGCTGCGGCTGATCGATAAGCTCGCGGATGGCGGGCACCCCGGCGCGCAGGAGCTTGCGACCTATTGGGTCGGGCAAGGCGTCGGGCTGATGAACGAACCGCTTTCGGCGGGGGCGGTCGTGCAGCAGTTCAAGGAAGACTTCGCGCGGGCGTACGAGCGCTTAGCGGCAGCGATCGGCGCCTAGCGCTGTTCGTTCGCCGCTTCGACGCGGAGCGGGCCATTCCAGACCTTATTGATCCGAACGTCGACTTCCGGGCCTAGGTTGAACCAGGCCAGGCGATCGCGCGTGGCGTCGATCACCACGAAGCGGTCACCACGCTCGAGCGTTTGCGAGAGTGCGTTGCGGATGATGCCCGAGGTGAAACGCGTGCGAACGAGCCAGAGGCCGGGGCCCAAGTCGCAGACAAAACCCATGCTTTCGAGGGCGGCCATGAAGGCCATCCACGAGCCTGAGAAGATTTCG
It encodes the following:
- a CDS encoding DUF4339 domain-containing protein translates to MSDVATLKSATTNKWWVQIRGRAFGPYSIEQMATFLTEGRVRPTTLVSANGKSDWTEARRVMALRGLRKPANANDAEEAANVFVHAEIFSGSWMAFMAALESMGFVCDLGPGLWLVRTRFTSGIIRNALSQTLERGDRFVVIDATRDRLAWFNLGPEVDVRINKVWNGPLRVEAANEQR
- a CDS encoding gamma carbonic anhydrase family protein; its protein translation is MPIFSLADADLEVEDPDAYWVAPGAVLIGRIVLKRNASVWFGAVLRGDNEPIIVGENSNVQDGSVLHTDMGAPLTIGKDVTIGHQVMLHGCTIADTSLIGIKATVLNHAVIPSFCLVGAHSLVTERKTFEEGSLVTGAPARFARKMEEQQRQVIQFSAHHYVENWKRYKRDMKPSRFE
- a CDS encoding NAD(P)H-dependent flavin oxidoreductase, whose product is MHTPICQRLGIEFPLFAFSHCRDVVAAVSKAGGMGVLGVAAYSTERLKQELDWIEAHVGGKPYGVDLIVPNAYEGKGGASASVDALVDGLPAKHKDFATSILEKHGIKSGELDEARKNAGGFARNLADGGASSLEVAFQYPIKLIANALGTPPPLMIEMGKQHGVAVAALVGAKEHALAQAAAGVDIIIAAGTEAGGHCGDVTTMVLVPEVVEALSAANIDVPVLAAGGIVTGAQMAAAMAMGAAGAWCGSVWLTTPEAETSEVIKKKLLAASSRDTVRSKSRTGKYSRQLRSPWTDAWEAEAAPKPLAMPLQTFISEPPLRLIDKLADGGHPGAQELATYWVGQGVGLMNEPLSAGAVVQQFKEDFARAYERLAAAIGA
- a CDS encoding DUF3126 family protein; amino-acid sequence: MNAAECTRLGAYLSKLLGSPTVSVVSKSADEANVLVDGKRVAELLRDEDEGELSYSISLAIPSAPGAKKNAPVDGPERARLQAALRTTLHAADLDVRERPRKTDSAEVYVHGEFVGTVSADEDEGAVLTMSILDIDLEGEE
- a CDS encoding acetyl-CoA acetyltransferase, with protein sequence MDESKIPVIVGVGQTNDRDERLNAIELMAAALRNADADGGGGWLGRANTLDVVAQLSFPEFADASAPLAQILGITPRHCAQTRYPMGDSPVALLNTAANRIAAGEADICLVAGGEALRTAAKRAAGGARDAVRESAARATREGRARYGIVAPTDVYPFYENACRAAWGQTLSQAQRESADIWSGFSRVATANPNAWLRTPYTSEQILEVSPSNRPIAFPYTKLMVANASVNQGAAFIVTSLARAKAGGVAEANLVYVGRGAAAREPGDVLARDHVNRSPSLEASLSGALRFNGLTSSDLDCVELYSCFPVMPKLARRAIDWPLDSPMTVFGGLTFGGGPVGNYMSHAIASMTEALRLSGTHGLLFGNGGFATTSHSIIISRDPQIATQGVHDPSVQDDADSWREAAPTLIETYSGEATLETYTIFYDREGAPKSGVIVARTANDERTLTFAGRDDTQLITFLTDGAREPVGVSGQITTDAEGLNHWRL
- a CDS encoding PhoH family protein; the protein is MAKRTTKRRQAQGVLNVQEFQRDDRRQRNLQVLEGGYQPANDANRDHSFVKNVRPKSKGQSALMEAIDTHAMVLALGPAGTGKTYLAITKAVEALEAGKVGRIVLSRPAVEAGESLGFLPGAMEDKLAPYLRPLYDALQDRLSPKRLKALMAEGLIEIAPVGFMRGRTLNNAFVVIDEAQNCTYGQIKMLLTRLGWNSTMVVTGDPAQTDLLPDLSGLHTVADKLEGVPNIAVCRLGEVDIVRHPLVASMLGVL
- a CDS encoding L,D-transpeptidase family protein; its protein translation is MRLILMAAASALLVAACSPAAEAPSSPPAIEMSETARAQMGEINSARFTMQMPASLADVPAVPPSAVPAGATPAPSNLDPGFNPEPPPAGQTPTEATAPQSARFDAGMVRIQVLLDRAHFSPGVIDGYDGGNVRKAVSAYQEANSLPVNGVAGDALLTRLEQSDASPALVAYVLTAEDVAGPFVDVPRDLEAMSRLQRVGYEAAEEAVAEKFHMDEHLLRTLNPGADFSRAGTEIVVANGGGELTAQVASIEVDVAEGIVRAFDASNQLVAFYPATIGSGDAPAPLGEHTVRGVAFDPTYRYDPARLPSFGQRNHGALDIAAGPNNPVGAVWIALSADTYGIHGAPNPSQVSKTQSHGCIRLTNWDAVELGRAVRPGVPVAIRESSVAQRATGRG
- a CDS encoding M23 family metallopeptidase, translating into MKLWQATSLAVLVAAILMLNTMLSPAPATPPQVEPQQEDQKIRRRAAVITESGLIVPVAGVQASALTDTWGATRSQGRTHEGIDILAPMGTPVRAAADGHIEKFFDSERGGITIYQFDTSERFVYHYAHLSSRAPGLVEGDVVEQGDVIGYVGMSGNAPIPHLHFEIQRLTPDRRWWEAESMNPYPLLVAGRAPD
- a CDS encoding DUF882 domain-containing protein, whose product is MNRRTFLQAAGGAVFNAALVGAIGANMIPPAYATQPSPAPTQARQLSFLNTHTGDTFVGAYWERGDYVTDAMSAINQVMRDHRSGEVHAIDPRLLDQLHTLKGLVGASSPFQIISGYRSPVTNAALHEQSSGVATRSLHMEGRAIDIRVRGVELPRLRDAALGMSAGGVGYYEASDFIHVDTGRVRRW